One Gammaproteobacteria bacterium genomic window carries:
- a CDS encoding tetratricopeptide repeat protein gives MLPDWNYVRQVQGERVLLANAYLDMANRSRAARDYAQAQQLYQKVVGILPHDKVVWTCLGECWTNLAKYPRAHACYKQALACDPAFVPALLGLADCTTLAKRPRQALKLLKRAEALLDDDATMQCQLQVARGNAHFAMREHAKAERAYRHAMKLRPDYYPPYGNLGNILGARGEFEEARQLYAKAYTMGKDPVMGMNLGILALLLGDYEEGWKWYGTRIEDPRHLEFQRFASRALWRGETVDTLYVCGEQGLGDLAHFMRYLPLARQRARRVVLEVTPGWEKFAELFGCADEVVARRDGMPPTAEFDAWVPLLSLPPVLDLPQPCQAPKPPYLKVEGRAPRERPAIALFWRGNPQHPCDRDRSIPLEALAPLVHSQPKAHWFTLHPEEEAAEDLRRTGLPIQRFPGSLTEATRRLAEADLVIGVDTAPLHIAGALGVPAWFLLAPNPDWRWGLEGERTPWYPQARLFRSRIPREWTGAVAQVKEALGRL, from the coding sequence ATGCTGCCGGACTGGAACTACGTGCGCCAGGTGCAGGGCGAGCGGGTGTTGCTGGCGAATGCTTACCTGGACATGGCGAACCGCAGCCGCGCGGCGCGGGACTATGCCCAGGCGCAGCAGCTCTACCAGAAGGTGGTGGGCATCCTGCCCCACGACAAGGTGGTATGGACGTGCCTCGGCGAGTGCTGGACTAACCTCGCGAAGTACCCGCGTGCCCATGCCTGCTACAAGCAGGCGCTGGCCTGCGACCCCGCGTTCGTGCCGGCGCTGCTGGGGCTGGCGGACTGCACGACACTGGCGAAGCGGCCGCGGCAGGCGCTCAAGCTCCTGAAGCGCGCGGAAGCGCTGCTGGACGACGATGCCACGATGCAGTGCCAGCTGCAGGTGGCACGAGGCAACGCCCATTTCGCGATGCGGGAACATGCCAAGGCGGAGCGCGCTTACCGGCACGCCATGAAGCTCAGGCCGGACTACTACCCGCCCTACGGCAACCTGGGGAACATCCTTGGCGCGCGCGGCGAGTTCGAGGAGGCTCGGCAGCTCTATGCCAAGGCCTACACCATGGGAAAAGACCCGGTGATGGGCATGAACCTCGGCATCCTGGCGCTGCTCCTGGGTGACTACGAGGAGGGCTGGAAGTGGTATGGGACGCGGATCGAGGACCCGCGGCATTTGGAGTTCCAGCGGTTCGCCAGTAGGGCGCTCTGGCGCGGTGAGACGGTCGACACTCTCTATGTATGTGGGGAGCAGGGGTTGGGGGACCTGGCGCACTTCATGCGCTACTTGCCGCTGGCACGGCAGCGGGCCCGGCGCGTGGTGCTGGAAGTGACGCCGGGCTGGGAGAAGTTCGCGGAACTCTTCGGCTGCGCGGATGAGGTGGTGGCGCGGCGGGACGGTATGCCACCCACGGCGGAGTTCGATGCCTGGGTGCCGCTACTCAGCCTGCCGCCGGTGCTGGACCTGCCACAGCCCTGCCAGGCACCGAAGCCTCCTTACCTGAAGGTGGAGGGACGTGCGCCGCGGGAGCGGCCGGCGATCGCGCTGTTCTGGCGAGGGAATCCCCAGCATCCCTGTGATCGCGACCGCTCGATCCCGCTGGAGGCGCTGGCGCCGCTGGTGCACTCACAGCCCAAGGCCCATTGGTTCACGTTGCACCCGGAGGAAGAGGCAGCGGAGGACCTCCGGCGCACGGGGCTGCCCATCCAGCGCTTCCCGGGATCCCTCACAGAGGCGACACGTCGGCTCGCGGAAGCAGACCTGGTGATCGGCGTGGATACGGCGCCGTTGCACATCGCCGGCGCGCTTGGGGTACCGGCCTGGTTCCTGCTGGCGCCCAACCCGGACTGGCGCTGGGGGCTCGAGGGCGAGCGTACTCCTTGGTATCCCCAGGCGCGGCTGTTCCGCAGCCGGATACCGCGCGAGTGGACTGGCGCGGTGGCACAGGTGAAAGAAGCACTGGGCAGGCTTTAG
- a CDS encoding DUF4412 domain-containing protein — MRTHILAKSTLACAITLALSLPLAAQADTKVERFIHFGGVFGVAANDTTTVSYVQGLKRREESNTKFTGSVLGALQRFKNGSKGSDSVTISRVDQNKVYSLDPKEKTYSVHDMYRPEEQNKDEKGAEKDEDTKIVKNEFEVKDTGKTQKINGFDTHGYLITWNLETENVKSHGRSKSLMTTELWNASGDKLDKARKEDLAYTQAYMKLMHLPTNPDEFKEYGFETVTLSGADAKPFFDKLKTIKGYPISMDVKWEASSNGKDEEGKDQDAVKTLSGFLGSSDDAKKDENADGMTTVFTCHTEVKSVDTESLPADLFEVPESYKED, encoded by the coding sequence ATGAGAACGCATATCCTCGCCAAAAGCACGCTCGCCTGCGCCATCACCCTGGCGCTCTCCCTGCCCTTGGCAGCGCAGGCCGATACCAAGGTCGAGCGCTTCATCCATTTCGGCGGCGTGTTCGGCGTCGCGGCCAACGACACCACCACGGTCTCCTACGTGCAGGGCCTGAAGCGCCGCGAGGAGTCCAACACCAAGTTCACCGGTTCGGTGCTGGGCGCGCTGCAGCGCTTCAAGAACGGCAGCAAGGGCTCCGACAGCGTGACCATCTCGCGGGTGGATCAGAACAAGGTCTACAGCCTGGACCCCAAGGAGAAGACCTACTCCGTGCACGACATGTACCGGCCGGAGGAGCAGAACAAGGACGAGAAGGGTGCCGAGAAGGATGAAGACACCAAGATCGTGAAGAACGAGTTCGAGGTGAAGGACACGGGCAAGACCCAGAAGATCAACGGCTTCGATACCCACGGATACCTCATCACCTGGAACCTTGAGACGGAGAACGTCAAGAGCCACGGGCGCAGCAAGAGCCTCATGACCACGGAGCTCTGGAACGCCAGCGGCGACAAGCTGGACAAGGCGCGCAAGGAGGACCTGGCCTATACCCAGGCCTACATGAAACTCATGCACCTGCCGACGAACCCCGACGAGTTCAAGGAGTACGGCTTCGAGACCGTGACCCTGAGCGGTGCGGACGCCAAGCCCTTCTTCGACAAGCTCAAGACCATCAAGGGTTATCCCATCAGCATGGACGTGAAGTGGGAGGCCTCCAGCAACGGTAAGGATGAAGAAGGCAAGGACCAGGACGCGGTCAAGACCCTGAGCGGCTTCCTGGGTTCGAGCGATGACGCCAAGAAGGATGAGAACGCCGACGGCATGACCACGGTGTTCACCTGCCACACTGAGGTGAAGTCGGTGGATACGGAGAGCCTCCCGGCGGACCTGTTCGAGGTGCCGGAGAGCTACAAGGAAGATTGA
- a CDS encoding DUF4124 domain-containing protein, which produces MKALAPSLLSLAAILPALALADNAQVFKWTDVSGVVHYSDKPPAEAAEAELLDLPALPPQDPVKLAQDQAALLASVAALQKNAEVQAMQEQAAKLAEQQAQLQAALAALAEAQSRPVPEPVPAVYAVSAFMPRAFHPRWHEHPGHDKPDPRRLPDRPAKSLLKQP; this is translated from the coding sequence ATGAAGGCCCTTGCCCCAAGCCTGCTTTCCCTCGCCGCCATCTTGCCTGCTCTGGCCCTGGCGGACAATGCACAAGTTTTTAAATGGACGGATGTGTCGGGTGTCGTCCATTACAGCGACAAGCCGCCGGCCGAGGCGGCGGAGGCCGAACTCCTCGACCTGCCCGCCCTGCCGCCCCAAGACCCGGTGAAGCTCGCTCAGGACCAGGCCGCTCTGCTCGCCAGCGTCGCGGCACTGCAAAAGAACGCTGAGGTCCAGGCCATGCAGGAACAGGCCGCGAAGCTCGCCGAACAGCAGGCCCAACTCCAGGCGGCGCTCGCCGCCCTCGCCGAGGCGCAATCACGGCCGGTCCCGGAACCTGTCCCCGCTGTCTACGCCGTCTCGGCCTTCATGCCCCGCGCATTCCATCCGCGCTGGCACGAGCATCCCGGCCACGACAAGCCGGATCCGCGGCGCCTGCCCGACCGGCCAGCTAAGTCTTTGTTGAAGCAGCCTTAG
- a CDS encoding SdpI family protein produces the protein MLNAYVAMGFTSTALFTVGWLTYRLAPEVGRNPWFGFVSDWAMATEGNWIRANRLAGQGFMMAGVAVIPCALLFLMVIPVPLAPLAVILAAFLNGAVGLHWVVKRCR, from the coding sequence ATGTTGAACGCTTATGTGGCCATGGGCTTCACGTCCACGGCTCTCTTTACAGTCGGCTGGCTCACATATCGCCTGGCGCCGGAAGTGGGACGCAACCCATGGTTCGGCTTCGTGAGCGACTGGGCCATGGCGACGGAAGGCAACTGGATACGTGCCAACCGCCTGGCGGGCCAGGGCTTCATGATGGCGGGGGTGGCAGTGATACCGTGCGCGCTGTTGTTCCTGATGGTGATACCGGTGCCACTGGCGCCGCTGGCAGTGATCCTAGCCGCGTTCCTGAACGGTGCGGTCGGACTGCACTGGGTGGTGAAGCGCTGCCGCTGA
- a CDS encoding GFA family protein, whose amino-acid sequence MSEAKSYAGSCFCGAVQFTVAGEPAGAGYCHCESCRHWSAGPVNAFTLWNPEALKITRGADNIGTFNKTPRSARKWCKTCGGHLFTDHPHWNLVDVYAAVIPGFPYQAGVHVNYQETRLHMHDGLPKMKDLPKEMGGSGATVAE is encoded by the coding sequence ATGAGCGAAGCAAAGAGCTATGCAGGCAGCTGTTTTTGTGGCGCGGTGCAGTTCACCGTCGCCGGCGAGCCCGCCGGCGCGGGATATTGCCATTGCGAATCATGCCGTCATTGGTCGGCGGGCCCGGTCAATGCCTTCACGCTCTGGAACCCCGAAGCGCTGAAGATCACCCGCGGTGCCGACAACATCGGCACGTTCAACAAGACTCCCCGTAGCGCCCGCAAGTGGTGCAAGACCTGTGGCGGCCACCTCTTCACGGATCATCCGCACTGGAACCTGGTGGACGTCTACGCGGCGGTCATCCCGGGCTTTCCATACCAGGCCGGCGTCCACGTGAACTACCAGGAGACCCGGCTGCACATGCATGACGGCCTGCCCAAGATGAAGGACCTGCCCAAGGAGATGGGTGGTTCGGGCGCGACTGTCGCTGAGTGA
- a CDS encoding N4-gp56 family major capsid protein, translating into MANTNFTVNDPLAVKLWAKKLAVQAIQQTWFRNFISDDGNNVIYLLDDAEKSAGDTVNVGLRTQLAGAGIQGDGTLEGQEEALTTYADKLLIDQLRHAVNVGGRMTQQRVPFELREEARMGLQDWWAARFDLSFFNQLCGYTVQTDSRYTGNNACTAPTRTILPGGHTAESQLTSTDTFSLALVDTAVERAYLNNPYLIRPIRIKGEDKYVCFIHPSQVTDLRTSTSTGQWLDIEKAAMTGGEVSDNPIFTGSLGEYNGVILHKAYRVSQAVNSGAAMANTYRAVFAGAQAGALAFGREEGKEQFTWSEELFDYGNMLGVSAGSIFGIKKLVFNSNDFGTQVISTYAAAH; encoded by the coding sequence GTGGCTAACACCAATTTCACGGTCAACGATCCGCTCGCAGTAAAACTGTGGGCGAAGAAACTCGCGGTCCAGGCGATCCAGCAGACTTGGTTCCGCAACTTCATCTCGGACGACGGCAACAACGTCATCTATCTGCTGGACGACGCGGAGAAGTCCGCCGGGGACACGGTGAACGTGGGGCTGCGGACGCAGCTCGCGGGCGCCGGCATCCAGGGCGACGGCACGCTGGAGGGCCAAGAGGAGGCGCTCACCACCTACGCGGACAAGCTGCTCATCGACCAGCTGCGCCACGCGGTGAACGTGGGTGGCCGCATGACCCAGCAGAGGGTGCCGTTCGAGCTCCGTGAGGAAGCGCGCATGGGCCTGCAGGACTGGTGGGCGGCGAGGTTCGACCTCAGCTTCTTCAACCAGCTCTGCGGCTACACGGTGCAGACGGACAGCCGCTACACGGGTAACAACGCCTGCACGGCCCCGACCCGCACCATCCTCCCCGGTGGACACACGGCGGAGAGCCAGCTCACCAGCACGGATACCTTCTCGCTGGCGCTGGTAGATACCGCGGTCGAACGCGCGTACCTCAACAACCCGTACCTGATCCGGCCGATCCGTATCAAGGGCGAGGACAAGTACGTGTGCTTCATCCACCCGAGCCAGGTGACGGACCTGCGCACCTCCACCTCGACCGGCCAGTGGCTGGACATCGAGAAGGCGGCGATGACGGGCGGCGAGGTCTCGGACAACCCGATCTTCACGGGAAGCCTCGGCGAGTACAACGGGGTGATCCTGCACAAGGCTTACCGCGTGTCGCAGGCGGTGAACTCAGGAGCGGCCATGGCCAACACCTACCGCGCCGTGTTCGCAGGCGCCCAGGCGGGCGCCCTGGCGTTCGGCCGGGAGGAGGGCAAGGAGCAGTTCACCTGGTCCGAGGAACTCTTCGACTACGGGAACATGCTGGGTGTCTCGGCGGGGTCCATCTTCGGCATCAAGAAGCTGGTGTTCAACAGCAACGACTTCGGCACCCAAGTGATCAGCACTTATGCCGCGGCGCACTGA
- a CDS encoding cyclic nucleotide-binding domain-containing protein, with product MNASISAALGLIGRRAKARPVPAAIPRLRLPRTLQLGRLRAGDLERLERLTQGTLLIQAGSYVARYGYPFRDLYAVRSGRIQASIPDAGGHVRLLGEFMPGDVIGFDALRRGTYPADLVALETSTVCRVPLHMLDALAAAQRIQ from the coding sequence ATGAACGCCAGCATCAGCGCCGCACTGGGATTGATAGGACGCCGCGCCAAGGCACGGCCCGTTCCGGCCGCCATCCCCAGGCTGCGGCTCCCGCGTACCTTGCAGCTCGGGCGCTTGCGCGCAGGCGATCTCGAGCGTCTGGAACGCCTCACCCAAGGCACTTTGCTCATCCAGGCCGGCAGCTACGTCGCCCGTTACGGCTATCCGTTCCGCGACCTCTATGCCGTCCGCTCCGGGCGTATCCAGGCCAGCATCCCTGACGCAGGAGGCCATGTCCGTCTGCTCGGTGAGTTCATGCCGGGTGACGTCATCGGCTTCGATGCACTGCGCAGGGGCACTTATCCCGCCGATCTCGTGGCCCTTGAGACCTCAACCGTCTGCCGGGTGCCCCTCCACATGCTGGACGCCCTGGCGGCTGCCCAGCGCATCCAATAG
- a CDS encoding glycosyl hydrolase 108 family protein, which translates to MNSAFPLALAFTLKEEGGCVDNPHDAGGATNRGITQASYDEWRHAQEKPRRSVDLIEDSEIRSLYGMMYWMPGQCEGMSPALGVCHFDWCVNHGVAGAIKTLQEALHVAADGELGPKTRAALASCDEAELQRIYNDLRRAWYRKRAHARPDQGVFLKGWLARVDRLDRYVEELA; encoded by the coding sequence ATGAATTCTGCTTTCCCGCTGGCACTTGCATTCACGTTAAAGGAGGAGGGCGGCTGCGTGGATAACCCGCACGATGCAGGTGGAGCTACAAATCGGGGTATCACACAGGCTTCTTATGACGAGTGGCGGCACGCACAAGAGAAACCGCGCCGCAGCGTTGATCTTATCGAAGACTCCGAAATACGGAGCCTGTACGGGATGATGTACTGGATGCCGGGTCAGTGCGAAGGGATGAGCCCCGCATTGGGGGTGTGCCATTTCGATTGGTGCGTGAATCACGGTGTCGCGGGAGCCATCAAGACTTTGCAGGAAGCGTTGCATGTGGCCGCCGATGGTGAACTCGGGCCCAAGACGCGGGCGGCGTTAGCGTCATGCGATGAGGCTGAGTTGCAGCGTATCTATAACGACTTGCGGCGAGCGTGGTACCGAAAGCGGGCACATGCACGCCCGGACCAAGGGGTGTTCCTTAAAGGATGGCTGGCGCGAGTGGATAGGCTGGATAGATACGTGGAGGAGCTGGCATGA
- a CDS encoding 3TM-type holin, protein MSILGTVANLILPGVFKEVDKAIPDQDLQAKLKASIQTAVLSADVLALESQAGVVKAEAQGESWLQRNWRPITMMVFVGVVFNNYLLAPYLQAMFSWSVKLDTPPDLWELIKLGLGGYLMGRSAEKCVAAWKA, encoded by the coding sequence ATGAGCATCCTGGGCACGGTAGCGAACCTGATCCTGCCGGGGGTCTTCAAGGAAGTGGACAAGGCGATCCCGGACCAGGACCTGCAAGCCAAGCTCAAGGCCAGCATCCAGACTGCTGTGCTTTCGGCGGATGTCTTGGCGCTGGAATCCCAGGCGGGGGTGGTGAAGGCGGAGGCGCAGGGGGAAAGCTGGCTGCAAAGGAACTGGCGGCCCATCACGATGATGGTGTTCGTCGGGGTGGTGTTCAACAACTATCTATTGGCGCCATATCTGCAGGCGATGTTCTCCTGGTCAGTGAAGCTCGATACGCCGCCGGACCTGTGGGAGCTCATCAAGCTGGGCCTCGGAGGCTATCTCATGGGCCGCTCGGCGGAGAAATGCGTCGCCGCGTGGAAGGCCTGA
- a CDS encoding sensor domain-containing protein, with amino-acid sequence MSNSVPRSIQEYLDQLRAELTGADPALIQDALYDAEEYLRGELHAHPDKSEEQILAAIATTYGAPEEVAEAYRNTEAKVQLALRTPRPRKRESLIGRFFSVFADPRAYTSLLFMLLAFVTGIFYFVWAVTGTALSIGLMVLIIGLPFCLLFLSSTRLLSLVEGRIVEVLLGVRMPRRPVHPGNGNSRPLMERVKEVFTDPRTWSTLFYMVLKLPLGIVDFVIFVFLGSLSLSLIFMPIEMGFSHDIWFDIGGYDVFNLPWIVTPIFTVFGIVLLAILMHLARGMGWLHGHLAKALLVKAG; translated from the coding sequence ATGAGCAACTCCGTGCCACGCTCCATCCAGGAGTATCTGGACCAGCTCCGCGCCGAACTCACCGGCGCGGACCCTGCCCTGATACAGGACGCCCTCTACGACGCGGAGGAATACCTGCGCGGCGAGCTCCATGCCCACCCTGACAAGAGCGAGGAGCAGATCCTCGCCGCCATCGCCACCACCTACGGAGCTCCGGAAGAAGTGGCGGAAGCCTATCGGAATACCGAAGCGAAGGTGCAGCTCGCCCTTCGCACCCCGCGGCCCAGGAAGCGCGAATCCCTCATCGGGCGCTTCTTCTCGGTGTTCGCCGACCCCCGTGCCTACACCTCGCTCCTCTTCATGCTGCTGGCCTTCGTCACCGGCATCTTCTACTTCGTCTGGGCCGTCACCGGCACCGCCCTCTCCATCGGCCTCATGGTGCTCATCATCGGCCTGCCCTTCTGCCTGCTGTTCCTCAGCAGCACCCGGCTCCTGTCCCTGGTGGAAGGCCGCATCGTCGAGGTGCTGCTCGGCGTGCGCATGCCGCGCCGCCCCGTGCACCCCGGCAACGGCAACTCGCGCCCGCTCATGGAGCGCGTCAAGGAAGTCTTCACCGACCCGCGCACCTGGAGCACCCTGTTCTACATGGTCCTCAAGCTGCCACTCGGTATCGTGGATTTCGTCATCTTCGTGTTCCTGGGCAGCCTGTCTCTTTCCCTCATCTTCATGCCCATCGAGATGGGCTTCAGCCACGACATCTGGTTCGACATCGGAGGCTACGACGTCTTCAACCTGCCCTGGATCGTGACGCCGATCTTCACCGTGTTCGGCATCGTATTGCTCGCCATCCTCATGCATCTCGCCCGCGGCATGGGCTGGCTCCATGGCCATCTCGCCAAGGCCTTGCTGGTGAAGGCCGGTTGA
- a CDS encoding PadR family transcriptional regulator codes for MATDTEDEALQGQQRKFQKELNAGIVSLVLLSIMAGAREPLYGYQIAKQMEHEGIGTAIMKQGTLYPVLRSLCAAGLLDSKVEPSVSGPPRRYYHITEAGQTVLAQWKNAWVTTRDFVDAILRGSTP; via the coding sequence GTGGCCACCGATACCGAAGACGAAGCCCTCCAGGGCCAGCAGCGCAAGTTCCAGAAGGAACTGAACGCCGGCATCGTCTCGCTCGTCCTCCTCTCCATCATGGCCGGCGCCCGGGAGCCCCTCTATGGGTACCAGATCGCCAAGCAGATGGAGCACGAGGGCATCGGCACGGCCATCATGAAGCAGGGGACCCTCTACCCCGTGCTCCGCTCCCTTTGCGCCGCGGGCCTCCTCGACAGCAAGGTCGAGCCCTCCGTCTCCGGGCCCCCGCGCCGCTATTACCACATCACCGAAGCGGGCCAGACCGTGCTCGCCCAGTGGAAGAATGCCTGGGTCACCACCCGGGATTTCGTAGACGCCATCCTCAGGGGATCAACGCCATGA
- a CDS encoding MGMT family protein — translation MTPKSPESKDSLYTRIYAAVRKIPKGRVSTYGRIAKLAKAPGPRVVGYAMAALHDGSAVPWQRVVNHKGEISLRKGGDGEIRQRRLLEAEGVHFSLRGRIDLKIYGWPASPRRVPK, via the coding sequence ATGACGCCGAAAAGCCCTGAGTCCAAGGACTCCCTCTACACCCGCATTTACGCTGCCGTCCGCAAGATACCCAAGGGCCGGGTCAGCACCTATGGCCGCATCGCCAAACTGGCCAAGGCGCCGGGACCACGGGTGGTGGGCTATGCCATGGCCGCGCTGCATGACGGCTCCGCGGTGCCTTGGCAGCGGGTGGTGAACCACAAGGGAGAGATCAGCCTGAGGAAGGGTGGGGATGGAGAAATACGCCAAAGGCGGCTTTTAGAAGCAGAAGGGGTCCATTTCAGCCTGCGGGGGCGCATTGACCTCAAGATTTATGGATGGCCGGCCAGTCCCCGGAGGGTCCCGAAATAG
- a CDS encoding penicillin-binding protein activator LpoB, whose amino-acid sequence MKTLKLMAAASLGLLLAACQTMPKVERIAPDQVTDVSGFWNDTDANQTAQQMIGQMLGDPWLNNFESANQGNQPTVIVSQIKNLSAEHISTSTFIDDIQRTLINSGKVQFVASQDQRGAVRKERKDQDLNATSDTRSAMGQESGADFMMQGTINTIIDAAGNYQVKYYQVDLTLINMHNNRIVWVGQQKIKKTVKNGSVRP is encoded by the coding sequence ATGAAGACCCTGAAACTGATGGCCGCGGCTTCCCTGGGGCTGCTGCTGGCCGCCTGCCAGACCATGCCGAAGGTCGAGCGCATCGCGCCTGACCAGGTGACGGACGTCAGCGGCTTCTGGAACGACACCGACGCGAACCAGACAGCGCAGCAGATGATCGGCCAGATGCTGGGCGATCCGTGGCTCAACAACTTCGAGAGCGCGAACCAGGGCAACCAGCCCACCGTGATCGTGAGCCAGATCAAGAATCTCAGCGCCGAGCACATCAGCACCTCGACCTTCATCGATGACATCCAGCGGACCCTGATCAATTCCGGCAAGGTGCAGTTCGTGGCGAGCCAGGACCAGCGCGGCGCGGTGCGCAAGGAGCGCAAGGACCAGGACCTGAACGCCACCAGCGACACGCGCAGCGCCATGGGCCAGGAGAGCGGTGCCGACTTCATGATGCAGGGGACCATCAACACCATCATCGATGCAGCCGGCAACTATCAGGTCAAGTACTACCAGGTGGACCTGACCCTCATCAACATGCATAACAACAGGATCGTCTGGGTCGGCCAGCAGAAGATCAAGAAGACGGTGAAGAACGGCAGCGTCCGTCCCTGA
- a CDS encoding LPP20 family lipoprotein — translation MNKILCILTMAATLLLAACSSAKPGDARPDWVTGNSSRYPAASYLTGHGESDNMAVAKDRARGELAKVFSVNVSEQTHDASSYSQTNAGGAAVMQNTLDVSRNINTRTDQMLNGVEISDTWQDPQTHLYYALATLSRAKAATALRQQISDLDAGTATYLSQAQGSSDLFDKISAAGQAVTAQQTRAGLQKSLQVVDVSGLGMPSSWSLGKLQADRAALLKQLAIAPAADGRDAGAVKKLLAGALADAGFTVTDGAPYTMTANLDYANLKPQNGWYWITGTLQVTLDGANRAHGVRRWELKVSGQDPQLAQQRLLEQVSQDLQSDIQGTVLDFAGGARTH, via the coding sequence ATGAACAAGATCCTGTGCATCCTGACCATGGCCGCGACGCTGCTGCTCGCAGCCTGCAGCAGTGCCAAGCCTGGTGACGCGCGTCCCGATTGGGTCACGGGCAACAGCAGCCGGTATCCGGCCGCTTCGTACCTCACGGGCCATGGCGAATCGGACAACATGGCGGTGGCGAAGGACCGTGCCCGCGGCGAACTCGCCAAGGTGTTCTCGGTGAACGTGAGCGAGCAGACCCACGACGCCTCGTCGTACTCGCAGACCAATGCCGGTGGTGCGGCCGTGATGCAGAACACCCTTGATGTGAGCCGCAACATCAACACCCGCACCGACCAGATGCTGAACGGCGTAGAGATCTCGGATACCTGGCAGGATCCCCAGACCCACCTGTACTACGCGCTGGCGACGCTGTCGCGCGCCAAGGCGGCCACGGCGTTGCGTCAGCAGATCAGCGACCTTGATGCGGGCACTGCCACCTACCTGAGCCAGGCGCAGGGCAGCAGCGACCTGTTCGACAAGATCTCGGCCGCGGGGCAGGCGGTGACGGCACAGCAGACCCGCGCGGGGCTGCAGAAGTCGTTGCAGGTGGTGGATGTGAGCGGCCTCGGCATGCCCTCATCCTGGTCGCTCGGTAAGCTGCAGGCCGACCGCGCCGCGCTGCTCAAGCAGCTCGCGATCGCGCCGGCGGCGGATGGACGCGACGCCGGCGCGGTGAAGAAGCTTCTGGCGGGCGCGCTGGCGGATGCCGGATTCACCGTCACCGATGGTGCGCCGTACACCATGACCGCAAACCTGGACTATGCGAACCTCAAACCGCAGAACGGCTGGTACTGGATCACCGGCACGCTGCAGGTGACGCTGGATGGCGCGAACCGCGCTCACGGAGTACGGCGTTGGGAACTCAAGGTGTCGGGGCAGGACCCACAGCTCGCGCAGCAGCGGCTGCTGGAGCAGGTCTCGCAGGATCTGCAGAGTGACATCCAGGGCACCGTGTTGGACTTCGCCGGCGGTGCGCGCACGCACTGA